One Brassica napus cultivar Da-Ae chromosome C4, Da-Ae, whole genome shotgun sequence genomic region harbors:
- the BNACNNG36640D gene encoding uncharacterized protein BNACNNG36640D: MLQLFFTIAFSAAPLTLYIPPIRCLTVFVETMEEMGMEGRVYSRRVFPRARIAWSRLLDCLLSSSPRRP, from the coding sequence ATGTTACAGCTGTTTTTCACGATAGCCTTCTCGGCGGCGCCGTTAACGCTGTATATACCGCCGATAAGATGTTTGACGGTGTTCGTTGAGACGATGGAGGAGATGGGAATGGAAGGTAGGGTTTATAGCCGGAGAGTCTTCCCTCGTGCAAGAATTGCTTGGTCTAGGCTTCTTGATTGCTTACTCTCCTCTTCTCCTCGCCGTCCTTGA
- the LOC106391403 gene encoding uncharacterized protein LOC106391403 isoform X2, with protein MEAAQIDWNRIDSRFVEDVFYEHLRAPKWFDFLSPNNHLQDSIDDEWFCKPDCNHPKRPEDFLLLTPNSSKTPGVTEQNQRIRGHALSEDSENQNPNLATPPPSQQGNQSWRAALKSTSVKKMNKETPKKLKSTQSARNLDILGHISEFCYELKRLATRGVTEREETTVKPQVKEAHDHQVHDLELKKERKPLLEVIKDKDKVHESTDAKGSTIKESRRRKKRVDDAENIPVSLNVEVKMKGEECRRKKKPVVDAENIPPLKLGNVKNKGHERLLQQIRTNPPSPQCFSENRTASLKALMTKSAE; from the exons atggAGGCTGCTCAGATCGACTGGAACCGAATCGATTCTCGATTTGTGGAAGACGTCTTCTACGAACACCTCCGAGCTCCCAAATGGTTCGACTTCTTGTCCCCTAACAACCATTTACAAGACTCCATTGACGACGAGTGGTTCTGCAAACCTG ACTGCAATCATCCCAAGAGACCCGAGGACTTCCTCCTCCTAACGCCTAACTCTTCCAAG ACTCCAGGAGTTACAGAGCAGAATCAGAG GATAAGAGGACATGCTTTATCAGAAGACAGTGAAAATCAGAATCCAAACTTAGCCACGCCTCCTCCAAGCCAACAAGGAAATCAATCATGGAGAGCAGCACTTAAATCAACTTCCGTCAAGAAGATGAATAAAGAGACACCGAAGAAGCTAAAGAGCACACAATCAGCTAGGAATCTGGACATACTAGGCCATATCTCAGAGTTCTgttatgagttgaagagatTGGCCACAAGGGGGGTAACTGAGAGAGAAGAGACTACTGTGAAGCCTCAAGTGAAGGAGGCTCATGATCATCAAGTTCATGACTTGGAATTGAAGAAGGAAAGGAAGCCGTTGCTCGAGGTAATCAAAGACAAAGATAAGGTCCATGAATCAACGGATGCTAAAGGAAGCACCATTAAAGAGAGTCGTAGAAGAAAGAA GAGAGTGGATGATGCGGAGAACATACCTGTCTCTCTTAATGTGGAAGTAAAGATGAAAGGAGAGGAGTgtagaagaaagaagaa GCCTGTCGTTGATGCAGAGAACATACCTCCTCTAAAACTGGGGAATGTAAAGAACAAAGGACATGAGCGGTTACTGCAGCAAATAAGAACAAACCCACCATCACCTCAATGCTTCTCAGAGAACCGGACAGCCTCTCTAAAGGCCTTGATGACCAAATCTGCG GAataa
- the LOC106393727 gene encoding uncharacterized protein LOC106393727 — protein MEVLCVCGQWRSKDAFQWEFHVDLNRNASFISIEEDLQFEDLMKIVSEDFKEEVIGLSYGMSLDIKSTVEGFPPISVANTRHLRSFIGKSRSFDGTCRLCVKVNADSASCNNQASDTFASPTVQDRLPNQVLSIPKQLDLCRFILIQQAVTGVSTVPLNSLPDFSPVHIGLSPTTRGAGDIKVNRYFKTKGELMLRMKKWALEWKFEYKTVSSNKSRVLLSCVDDNCTWRMRATKLPLSDFFVVKKYVHEHTCDTTHRNANHRQASAKLLGSLICSNYGEKKEGLKPKQIIEQVRILHGVHINYKQAWRVKEEAQFLVRGTPEDSYYNLSRWLYKVTETNPGSLTYQQVDAAGKFKYAFVAFGPSIRGFSLMRKVIAVDGTFLKGKFNGTLLAACAQDGDYHLYPLAFAVVDAENGASWKWFFRGLSQMIPDASDLVFVSDRANSIASALEDVYPLSHHGICRIHLLRNITPTYSKTGLLPLVESAADAYTCHEFWLIFKDIKDKCPELAKYLEDSDFRKWARCFAPANRYNIMTTNIAESLNSMLKLPRELPLISLLETIRLTLTTWFFERREAAAKHKHLVTPKVVQKLVSRFGAAMVLNVYQVDQNEFEVKDETMKYVVDLEKRHCTCNVFDIDKIPCIHAIAAAKYIKRDENRYVDTSHLTETWAKAYAESIHPGGELSTSTYPANIDELSCPPPATKKRSGRPPTKRKRSVGEFGVPGSKSQSHKCSRCGIGGHNKITCKRPIG, from the exons ATGGAAGTTCTTTGCGTCTGTGGACAATGGAGGTCAAAAGATGCATTCCAGTGGGAGTTTCATGTCGATTTGAACAGGAATGCATCTTTCATTTCCATAGAAGAAGATCTTCAATTTGAAGATTTGATGAAGATTGTCTCAGAAGATTTTAAAGAGGAAGTGATTGGTTTGAGTTATGGGATGTCGCTTGACATCAAAAGCACTGTTGAAGGTTTCCCTCCCATCTCCGTTGCAAACACTCGCCATCTCAGAAGCTTTATTGGGAAGAGTAGATCATTTGATGGAACCTGTCGGTTGTGTGTTAag GTTAATGCTGATTCAGCTAGCTGTAACaatcaagcttctgatacatttgcttcGCCT ACTGTTCAAGATAGGCTTCCTAATCAAGTACTAAGCATTCCAAAACAACTTGACCTTTGCAGGTTCATACTGATCCAGCAAGCTGTAACAG GTGTTTCTACAGTTCCTCTGAATTCTCTTCCGGATTTTAGTCCTGTCCATATTGGACTTTCACCAACAACGAGAGGAGCTGGTGATATTAAGGTGAATAGATATTTTAAGACCAAGGGAGAGTtgatgttgaggatgaagaaatgggcTTTAGAGTGGAAGTTTGAGTACAAGACTGTCTCTTCTAACAAGTCAAGAGTGTTATTGAGTTGTGTTGATGACAATTGCACGTGGAGGATGCGTGCTACTAAGCTACCTCTTTCAGACTTTTTCGTTGTTAAAAAGTATGTTCATGAGCATACATGCGATACAACACACAGGAATGCCAACCACAGACAAGCATCTGCAAAGTTGTTGGGTTCTTTGATTTGCAGCAATTATGGAGAAAAGAAGGAAGGTCTCAAACCGAAACAGATCATTGAACAGGTCAGGATCCTGCATGGCGTTCACATCAATTACAAACAAGCTTGGAGAGTGAAAGAAGAAGCTCAGTTCTTGGTTAGAGGGACTCCTGAAGACAGCTATTACAATTTGTCTAGGTGGTTGTACAAAGTCACAGAGACAAACCCTGGTTCGTTAACTTATCAACAAGTGGATGCTGCTGGAAAGTTCAAGTATGCATTTGTGGCTTTTGGTCCATCGATAAGGGGATTCTCATTGATGAGGAAAGTTATTGCAGTAGATGGTACATTTCTGAAGGGAAAATTCAATGGGACTTTATTGGCAGCTTGTGCTCAAGATGGGGATTATCATCTATATCCTCTGGCCTTTGCAGTGGTCGACGCAGAAAATGGCGCCTCTTGGAAATGGTTCTTTAGAGGTTTGAGCCAGATGATCCCGGACGCTTCGGATCTTGTTTTTGTATCAGACAGGGCTAACTCCATTGCTTCAGCGTTGGAGGATGTTTATCCCTTATCTCACCATGGAATCTGCAGGATCCATCTGCTCCGCAACATCACTCCTACATATTCGAAGACTGGTCTGCTACCTCTGGTGGAAAGCGCTGCTGATGCTTACACGTGTCACGAGTTCTGGTTAATCTTCAAGGACATAAAGGATAAATGTCCTGAATTGGCCAAGTATCTGGAAGATTCGGATTTTAGGAAGTGGGCACGATGCTTTGCGCCTGCGAACAGGTACAATATCATGACTACCAACATTGCAGAGTCTCTCAATTCTATGTTGAAGCTGCCTCGTGAGTTGCCACTGATCTCTCTCCTTGAGACGATCAGATTGACACTCACCACTTGGTTTTTTGAGCGACGCGAAGCGGCTGCGAAACATAAGCACCTGGTTACTCCAAAAGTTGTGCAGAAGTTGGTATCCAGGTTTGGGGCTGCAATGGTGCTGAATGTGTATCAAGTTGATCAAAACGAGTTTGaggtgaaggatgaaactatgaaGTATGTTGTTGATTTGGAGAAACGGCATTGCACTTGTAATGTTTTCGACATTGACAAGATCCCCTGCATTCATGCAATTGCTGCTGCTAAGTATATTAAGAGAGATGAAAACCGTTACGTCGATACTTCTCACTTGACAGAAACGTGGGCTAAAGCCTATGCCGAAAGCATACACCCTGGTGGAGAGTTGTCAACGTCCACCTATCCAGCGAATATTGACGAACTGTCTTGCCCACCTCCAGCTACCAAAAAGAGAAGTGGACGTCCTcctacaaagagaaagagatccgtTGGCGAGTTTGGTGTTCCTGGATCTAAATCTCAGTCCCACAAGTGCAGCAGATGTGGCATAGGAGGACACAACAAGATCACATGCAAGAGGCCTATAGGATGA
- the LOC106390724 gene encoding DNA-directed RNA polymerases II, IV and V subunit 11-like isoform X2, with protein MRGTRRSSMLLPSRLREKTIPLATSSASRQLHRDENVLFAGYQLPHPLKYKIIVRIHTTSQSSPMQAYNQAINDLDKELDFLKSQFEAEVARFSFPY; from the exons ATGAGAGGGACACGAAGATCATCAATGCTGCTTCCTTCACGATTGAGAGAGAAGACCATACCATTGGCAACATCGTCCGCAT CTAGGCAACTTCACCGCGACGAGAATGTATTGTTTGCTGGGTACCAACTTCCTCATCCTCTCAAGTACAAAATCATAGTCAGG ATTCACACCACAAGCCAGTCCTCCCCGATGCAAGCATACAATCAGGCTATCAATGACCTTGACAAGGAGCTTGACTTTCTCAAGAGCCAATTTGAG GCAGAGGTGGCCAGGTTCTCGTTTCCCTACTAA
- the LOC125586064 gene encoding uncharacterized protein LOC125586064, protein MGDSLPLTLTLPEPNYPIGSEPKEKKVSINQHSTSMYISIVESILTADEIERVRGFLGPVMRLSGRSEMKLSGKTVYGILTRSIVTVKKNEAWFHFAGQPMKFSIREFHMVTGLKCNGEVEGPRGEYEWDLLKGRTHKLSDVLNQLKKTRVDAFDERVCLAMLLLVESILLPKNNKGTFPLEYVNKAKDMMYPWGRDAYLVLLRSIQKAVANHLEDTSKFELQGYPLVFHLWILESIPLLRDMFSNWAPTVDVPGPIYLCEKYTELENSSLERVLQIETHKKLKVTCVLPPIPHDPEDDVSMEDEHSDELESVKDISKKGYKFKADDWKNRSVDTLDTLDALII, encoded by the exons ATGGGAGATTCATTACCTCTCACACTAACTCTGCCTGAGCCCAATTACCCTATTGGTTCAGAGCCAAAGGAAAAAAAGGTGTCAATAAACCAACATTCAACCTCGATGTATATCTCCATTGTTGAGAGTATTCTAACAGCAGATGAGATTGAGAGAGTACGAGGTTTTTTGGGACCTGTAATGAGGCTCAGTGGGAGGAGTGAAATGAAATTATCAGGAAAGACTGTCTACGGTATTCTCACAAGAAGCATCGTTACTGTCAAAAAGAATGAAGCTTGGTTCCATTTCGCTGGTCAGCCAATGAAGTTCTCTATAAGAGAATTTCATATGGTGACCGGTTTGAAATGTAATGGTGAAGTAGAAGGACCACGAGGGGAATATGAGTGGGACTTGCTAAAGGGGCGTACTCATAAGTTAAGCGACGTGTTGAACCAGCTCAAAAAGACAAGAGTAGATGCTTTTGATGAGAGAGTTTGCCTCGCAATGCTCCTCCTGGTAGAGAGCATATTGCTGCCGAAGAACAACAAAGGGACTTTCCCTTTGGAGTATGTCAACAAAGCAAAGGATATGATGTATCCATGGGGAAGAGACGCTTACCTGGTGCTCCTGAGGTCAATTCAAAAAGCTGTCGCAAACCACCTGGAGGATACTTCAAAATTCGagttgcaaggttatcctctagTATTCCATCTTTGGATACTAGAGTCCATTCCCTTGCTACGAGATATGTTCAGTAATTGGGCACCGACTGTTGATGTTCCTGGACCGATTTACTTGTGTGAGAAATACACTGAGCTAGAAAATTCATCACTTGAACGGGTTTTACAAATTGAAACTCATAAAAAG CTGAAGGTCACATGCGTCCTACCTCCTATTCCTCATGATCCAGAAGATGATGTCTCCATGGAAGACGAACATAGTGACGAGTTGGAATCTGTGAAAGATATATCCAAGAAAGGGTACAAGTTTAAAGCCGATGATTGGAAAAATAGGTCTGTAGACACATTGGACACATTGGATGCTCTTATCATATGA
- the LOC106390724 gene encoding DNA-directed RNA polymerases II, IV and V subunit 11-like isoform X1, whose product MNAPDRYERFVVPEGTKKVSYERDTKIINAASFTIEREDHTIGNIVRMQLHRDENVLFAGYQLPHPLKYKIIVRIHTTSQSSPMQAYNQAINDLDKELDFLKSQFEAEVARFSFPY is encoded by the exons ATGAACGCTCCGGACCGATACGAGCGATTCGTCGTTCCTGAAGGCACCAAAAA GGTTTCATATGAGAGGGACACGAAGATCATCAATGCTGCTTCCTTCACGATTGAGAGAGAAGACCATACCATTGGCAACATCGTCCGCAT GCAACTTCACCGCGACGAGAATGTATTGTTTGCTGGGTACCAACTTCCTCATCCTCTCAAGTACAAAATCATAGTCAGG ATTCACACCACAAGCCAGTCCTCCCCGATGCAAGCATACAATCAGGCTATCAATGACCTTGACAAGGAGCTTGACTTTCTCAAGAGCCAATTTGAG GCAGAGGTGGCCAGGTTCTCGTTTCCCTACTAA
- the LOC106391403 gene encoding uncharacterized protein LOC106391403 isoform X1 — MEAAQIDWNRIDSRFVEDVFYEHLRAPKWFDFLSPNNHLQDSIDDEWFCKPDCNHPKRPEDFLLLTPNSSKQTPGVTEQNQRIRGHALSEDSENQNPNLATPPPSQQGNQSWRAALKSTSVKKMNKETPKKLKSTQSARNLDILGHISEFCYELKRLATRGVTEREETTVKPQVKEAHDHQVHDLELKKERKPLLEVIKDKDKVHESTDAKGSTIKESRRRKKRVDDAENIPVSLNVEVKMKGEECRRKKKPVVDAENIPPLKLGNVKNKGHERLLQQIRTNPPSPQCFSENRTASLKALMTKSAE, encoded by the exons atggAGGCTGCTCAGATCGACTGGAACCGAATCGATTCTCGATTTGTGGAAGACGTCTTCTACGAACACCTCCGAGCTCCCAAATGGTTCGACTTCTTGTCCCCTAACAACCATTTACAAGACTCCATTGACGACGAGTGGTTCTGCAAACCTG ACTGCAATCATCCCAAGAGACCCGAGGACTTCCTCCTCCTAACGCCTAACTCTTCCAAG CAGACTCCAGGAGTTACAGAGCAGAATCAGAG GATAAGAGGACATGCTTTATCAGAAGACAGTGAAAATCAGAATCCAAACTTAGCCACGCCTCCTCCAAGCCAACAAGGAAATCAATCATGGAGAGCAGCACTTAAATCAACTTCCGTCAAGAAGATGAATAAAGAGACACCGAAGAAGCTAAAGAGCACACAATCAGCTAGGAATCTGGACATACTAGGCCATATCTCAGAGTTCTgttatgagttgaagagatTGGCCACAAGGGGGGTAACTGAGAGAGAAGAGACTACTGTGAAGCCTCAAGTGAAGGAGGCTCATGATCATCAAGTTCATGACTTGGAATTGAAGAAGGAAAGGAAGCCGTTGCTCGAGGTAATCAAAGACAAAGATAAGGTCCATGAATCAACGGATGCTAAAGGAAGCACCATTAAAGAGAGTCGTAGAAGAAAGAA GAGAGTGGATGATGCGGAGAACATACCTGTCTCTCTTAATGTGGAAGTAAAGATGAAAGGAGAGGAGTgtagaagaaagaagaa GCCTGTCGTTGATGCAGAGAACATACCTCCTCTAAAACTGGGGAATGTAAAGAACAAAGGACATGAGCGGTTACTGCAGCAAATAAGAACAAACCCACCATCACCTCAATGCTTCTCAGAGAACCGGACAGCCTCTCTAAAGGCCTTGATGACCAAATCTGCG GAataa
- the LOC125586063 gene encoding proteoglycan 4-like, with product MTIHMTENVETSQASASIEDDSENTKLNKIIELMMENAKSMKDRMSLLEAKNMELRARVSELEGNQNVAPHIQTPVFPTNVTQQQSRGTPLSPMSQQPETPSLQTQEFSPNLPRETGREPFNETPSPQTQEFSPNLPRETGREPFNETPSLQTQEFSPNLPREAGREPFNETPSLQTQELSPNLPQEIGREPFNETPSLQTQEFSPNLPRELYAQDISGREPLNEITSLLAQEFSPNLTPESGREPLNETTSLQTQEFSPNLTPENDPE from the exons ATGACGATTCATATGACGGAAAATGTGGAGACTAGCCAAGCTTCTGCTTCGATTGAGGATGACTCAGAAAATACCAAACTGAACAAGATCATCGAGTTAATGATGGAGAATGCCAAGAGCATGAAGGATCGAATGTCCTTACTGGAAGCAAAGAACATGGAGCTTAGAGCCCGTGTGTCAGAGTTGGAAGGAAACCAGAATGTTGCTCCACACATTCAGACTCCAGTTTTTCCCACTAATGTGACACAACAg CAATCCAGGGGgacacctttatctccaatgtctcaacagCCTGAGACCCCTTCCCTTCAGACTCAAGAATTCTCTCCTAATTTGCCACGAGAG ACTGGAAGAGAGCCATTTAATGAGACCCCTTCCCCTCAGACTCAAGAATTCTCTCCTAATTTGCCACGAGAG actgggagagagCCATTTAATGAGACCCCTTCCCTTCAGACTCAAGAATTCTCTCCTAATTTGCCACGAGAG GCTGGAAGAGAGCCATTTAATGAGACCCCTTCCCTTCAGACTCAAGAATTATCTCCTAATTTGCCAcaagag ATTGGGAGAGAGCCATTTAATGAGACCCCTTCCCTTCAGACTCAAGAATTCTCTCCTAATTTGCCACGAGAGTTATATGCTCAagatatt AGTGGGAGAGAGCCATTGAATGAGATAACTTCCCTTCTGGCTCAAGAATTCTCTCCTAATTTGACACCAGAG AGTGGGAGAGAGCCATTGAATGAGACAACTTCCCTTCAGACTCAAGAATTCTCTCCTAATTTGACACcagag AATGACCCAGAGTGA
- the LOC106392342 gene encoding protein gamma response 1 yields MGDETVDAIEAKYISGLSAVMVATIQEAKDRISQIEYIFCSQLFPNFQSKSKALEKVYSDARLAASDAWKEKEKDLLSQIEELKVENLGLIKDKEKLSEENDKLISMPLRLKSLEDYIAHLKRKWKIRSEEVGNSVELHTGLFQVLQLKGTDVLGQDEVKMLLSEVKSLKEELSKKTLVTENLLKKVEHLSTEASESERKLSSCEDQKQRLTTRLQVFEENVGRLEDMLRQKTVELEVLQGKLNLTEKELLDCKQKIADHEIVGKANASGEVLGGMNMKVKDRSYLAELETLRCQNEEKSLVLAMEVKKKNEAISAFKKLKSQYNYLRKRFGLTTDSDQQSQLESESNQKGQHERPAISNSPERKHPEADKVRTGTGSRINHEKESVSNTLRTPTTSISPITQSPGIRSDPSGAKSLQLSGSKRPASIWRDTRSRQSPGGKDPHDDFLDTPIENIKRVAVEEKHVPVAAAEKDADSDDETQDMNPKPSPSRQRIQVAETSRKGFKHVESVRKKAERENLKGIECKQCKKFYDAVHPENEGNGKSLRCEHHEGVSRHRYKYAPPMTPEGFWNIGFESEM; encoded by the exons ATGGGAGATGAAACGGTTGATGCTATCGAAGCCAAGTACATCTCCGGTCTCAGCGCCGTCATGGTCGCAACCATCCAAGAAGCCAAGGACAGAATCTCTCAGATCGAGTACATTTTCTGCAGCCAGCTGTTCCCTAATTTCCAATCCAAATCCAAAGCCTTGGAAAAGGTTTACTCAGACGCTCGTCTCGCTGCCTCTGACGCTtggaaagagaaggagaaggatctGTTGTCACAGATCGAGGAGCTCAAGGTAGAGAATTTGGGTTTGATCAAGGATAAGGAGAAGCTATCTGAAGAAAATGATAAGCTTATTTCTATGCCTCTGAGGCTGAAGAGTCTAGAAGACTACATTGCTCATTTGAAAAGGAAGTGGAAGATTAGATCTGAGGAGGTTGGGAACAGTGTAGAGCTGCATACTGGGTTGTTTCAGGTGTTACAGTTAAAGGGAACGGATGTGTTAGGCCAAGATGAGGTAAAGATGCTGCTTTCGGAAGTGAAGAGCCTTAAGGAGGAACTTTCTAAGAAAACTTTAGTGACGGAGAATCTGTTGAAGAAGGTGGAGCATCTGTCTACGGAGGCTTCAGAGAGCGAAAGGAAGCTAAGCAGCTGCGAGGACCAGAAACAGAGATTGACAACTAGGTTGCAGGTGTTTGAGGAGAATGTCGGTAGACTAGAAGACATGTTAAGGCAGAAGACTGTCGAGCTCGAGGTTTTGCAGGGTAAACTCAACTTGACAGAGAAAGAACTGTTGGATTGTAAACAAAAGATTGCAGATCATGAGATTGTGGGGAAAGCAAATGCATCAGGGGAAGTACTTGGTGGTATGAATATGAAGGTCAAAGATAGAAGCTACTTGGCTGAGTTAGAAACTTTACGCTGCCAGAATGAGGAGAAATCTCTAGTGTTAGCTATGgaggtaaagaaaaaaaacgaagCCATCAGTGCTTTCAAAAAGCTGAAGTCTCAATATAATTATCTCCGCAAAAGGTTCGGGCTTACTACTGATAGTGATCAACAAAGCCAACTTGAGAGTGAGAGTAACCAAAAGGGACAACATGAGAGACCAGCCATCTCGAATT CTCCCGAAAGGAAACACCCAGAAGCAGACAAGGTGAGAACTGGTACTGGCTCGAGGATCAACCATGAGAAAGAAAGTGTATCCAATACGTTGCGGACCCCTACTACTTCCATTTCACCCATTACGCAGTCACCTGGTATTAGAAGTGACCCTTCTGGTGCAAAATCATTACAGCTAAGCGGATCAAAGCGTCCAGCTTCCATTTGGAGAGACACAAGGTCTCGCCAATCCCCTGGAGGCAAAGATCCTCATGATGATTTTCTAGACACTCCCATCGAGAACATCAAAAGGGTTGCTGTGGAAGAAAAACATGTCCCCGTTGCTGCTGCTGAGAAAGATGCTGATTCAGACGATGAGACACAGGACATGAACCCCAAACCGAGTCCCTCAAGGCAGAGAATTCAAGTGGCGGAAACGAGTAGAAAAGGTTTCAAGCATGTGGAATCTGTGAGGAAGAAAGCAGAGAGGGAGAATCTAAAAGGGATAGAGTGTAAGCAGTGCAAGAAGTTCTATGACGCTGTTCATCCTGAGAATGAAGGGAATGGTAAAAGCTTGAGATGTGAGCATCATGAAGGTGTGTCGAGGCATCGTTACAAATACGCTCCTCCAATGACTCCTGAAGGGTTTTGGAACATCGGGTTTGAATCCGAAATGTGA